A stretch of the Proteus sp. ZN5 genome encodes the following:
- a CDS encoding N-acetylmuramoyl-L-alanine amidase — translation MRSSRYYIGLLIAISLLTSCAKQSEFIDRGEYIVKVIPNKQEANDCVKYLVMHYTALDDERSLKVLTGGRVSSHYLIPTHPSSIDGKPVITSLVDERQIAWHAGISQWGDATSLNNCSIGIEIVNLGYRDNGKFRYWYSYTADQIVTMSVVMKDIIERYDIEPQNVLGHSDIAPQRKVDPGPLFPWERLANQGIGAWPDKELVQTYLAGRDPSEPVDVANFQKLLQQYGYQTPTNGVLDNKAQKVVKAFQMHFRSTKANGIPDAQSEAILRALIEKYRI, via the coding sequence ATGAGGTCTAGTCGGTATTACATAGGATTACTTATTGCAATAAGTCTCTTAACCAGTTGTGCCAAGCAATCAGAATTTATTGATAGAGGTGAATATATAGTTAAAGTTATTCCTAATAAGCAGGAAGCTAATGACTGTGTAAAATATCTGGTGATGCACTATACCGCGCTAGATGATGAACGCTCACTGAAAGTTCTTACTGGGGGGCGAGTCAGTAGCCATTATTTGATCCCTACACATCCTTCATCTATTGACGGAAAGCCAGTGATCACTTCATTAGTGGATGAAAGACAAATCGCATGGCATGCGGGTATTAGCCAGTGGGGAGATGCAACTAGCTTGAATAATTGCTCCATTGGAATTGAGATAGTCAATCTGGGTTACCGTGATAATGGTAAGTTTAGGTATTGGTATTCTTATACCGCAGATCAAATTGTGACTATGTCAGTAGTGATGAAAGATATTATTGAACGTTATGATATCGAGCCTCAAAACGTTTTAGGTCACAGTGATATCGCACCTCAAAGAAAAGTGGATCCGGGGCCTTTATTCCCTTGGGAAAGATTAGCAAACCAAGGAATAGGTGCTTGGCCTGATAAGGAGTTAGTGCAAACTTATTTAGCAGGTAGAGATCCTTCAGAGCCTGTTGATGTGGCAAATTTCCAAAAATTATTACAGCAATATGGTTATCAAACACCAACAAATGGTGTGTTAGATAATAAAGCACAAAAAGTCGTGAAGGCCTTCCAAATGCATTTTAGATCGACAAAAGCCAATGGGATCCCTGATGCTCAATCAGAAGCGATTTTAAGGGCATTGATTGAAAAATACCGGATTTAA
- the brnQ gene encoding branched-chain amino acid transport system II carrier protein, which translates to MLSTKDMLVLGMMVFALFLGAGNIIFPPMAGFQSGNLWFSTSLGFLVTGVLLPFLTLVIVAIRGRGERLSVDLPSWVAVIFWVALYLIVGSTFAMPRVTNTAYEMGFLPLGLVEKNTATHLTFALIFNITSMFFMLKQGTMISAIGKFMTPALLVLLVVVGIAVVAKPISPIGEPTGLYAVNGFFSGFIDGYQTMDVLSAMAFGGIVARALYTKGITEPRQIGFITVKAGMISVLLLAALYLCLFYLGATSHSVSVFADPALNATNGGQIFSRYVDALFGSVGTWLMGGIVLLASMTTLVGVTSAAADYFATFHHRLGYRFWVVVFTLMTTIVSTFGLDTLLRVTIPALLMIYPTSVTLVLLQFIRNKLKAPRFTYRFTIAIIVLMSLFDTLKQLKWLNADLLQLFSYIPLSDYGLGWVLPGVIAFVISLVVSLNLKEENLPVGNTAK; encoded by the coding sequence ATGCTTTCTACAAAAGATATGCTCGTTCTTGGAATGATGGTTTTTGCACTCTTCCTCGGTGCTGGTAATATTATTTTCCCCCCTATGGCGGGTTTTCAATCAGGAAACCTCTGGTTTAGTACATCCTTAGGTTTTCTTGTTACGGGTGTCTTACTCCCTTTCCTTACTTTGGTTATTGTAGCAATTCGTGGACGTGGTGAGCGCCTTTCTGTTGATTTGCCTTCATGGGTTGCCGTTATTTTCTGGGTAGCGCTGTACCTTATCGTAGGCTCTACTTTTGCAATGCCTCGTGTCACCAATACCGCTTATGAAATGGGTTTCTTACCTTTAGGGCTTGTTGAGAAAAATACGGCAACACACCTTACTTTTGCACTTATTTTCAATATCACTAGTATGTTCTTCATGCTAAAACAAGGCACCATGATCAGCGCCATTGGTAAGTTTATGACTCCGGCACTGTTAGTCCTGCTGGTAGTTGTGGGCATTGCTGTTGTAGCTAAACCGATTTCCCCAATTGGTGAACCAACAGGTCTTTATGCGGTAAATGGTTTCTTCTCTGGCTTTATTGATGGTTACCAAACCATGGATGTCCTTTCTGCCATGGCATTTGGTGGTATCGTTGCTCGTGCTTTATATACCAAAGGTATTACTGAACCGCGTCAGATAGGCTTTATTACCGTAAAAGCTGGCATGATTTCAGTTTTACTATTAGCTGCACTTTATCTATGCCTTTTCTATTTAGGCGCCACTAGCCATTCTGTTTCTGTTTTTGCAGATCCTGCACTCAATGCCACTAACGGTGGTCAAATTTTCTCACGTTATGTTGATGCACTATTTGGCTCTGTGGGTACTTGGTTGATGGGCGGTATTGTTTTATTAGCCAGTATGACAACTCTTGTGGGTGTAACAAGTGCTGCTGCGGACTACTTTGCGACATTCCATCATCGCTTAGGCTATCGCTTTTGGGTTGTTGTCTTTACCTTAATGACCACAATTGTATCAACGTTCGGCCTTGATACTTTATTGCGTGTGACCATTCCTGCGTTATTAATGATTTATCCAACATCAGTCACATTGGTATTGCTACAATTTATTCGTAATAAATTAAAAGCACCCCGCTTTACCTATCGCTTTACCATTGCAATCATTGTTTTGATGAGCCTTTTCGACACATTGAAACAATTGAAGTGGTTAAATGCTGATTTACTACAATTATTTAGCTATATTCCACTTTCTGATTATGGTTTAGGTTGGGTATTACCCGGTGTGATTGCATTTGTAATTTCGCTGGTTGTTAGCTTAAACCTTAAAGAAGAAAACCTTCCAGTAGGAAATACAGCAAAATAA
- the yidA gene encoding sugar-phosphatase, with translation MSIKLIAIDLDGTLLNKQHEITPEVQEAVQRAKEAGVKIVLASGRSFNGISPYLKILGLDTSDCYCISNNGSQIHQADNGEVIIQDLLNFEDYLYFENLAREIGVHFHVISDNKIYTTNRHISHFTCQEAFLSWTPLYYRPLNEMQSDMRFSKFMIVDAPTVLDNAIQYLPANIYEQYSILRSAPYFIEVLNTNVNKGSAIQKVAEHLKITQEKIMCIGDQGNDLAMLKYAGLGVAMGNAPEKVKKVAKFVTLSNEEHGVAVAINKFI, from the coding sequence ATGAGTATTAAGCTTATCGCTATTGATTTAGATGGAACCTTACTCAACAAACAACACGAAATCACACCCGAAGTACAAGAGGCTGTTCAACGAGCCAAAGAAGCGGGTGTTAAGATTGTACTGGCTTCAGGGCGCTCTTTTAATGGCATCTCCCCTTATTTAAAGATACTCGGTCTTGATACTTCGGATTGTTACTGTATTAGTAATAATGGTAGCCAAATTCATCAAGCAGATAATGGTGAAGTCATTATTCAGGATTTACTCAATTTTGAAGACTACCTCTATTTTGAAAATCTCGCTCGTGAGATAGGCGTTCATTTTCACGTCATTAGTGACAATAAAATTTATACCACTAATCGCCATATTAGCCATTTCACCTGCCAAGAAGCTTTCTTATCTTGGACACCGCTTTATTATCGCCCTCTTAATGAAATGCAATCTGATATGCGTTTTAGTAAGTTTATGATTGTTGATGCACCTACCGTTTTAGATAATGCCATTCAATATCTTCCTGCTAATATTTATGAACAATATAGCATACTACGTAGTGCTCCTTATTTTATTGAAGTGTTGAATACCAATGTTAATAAAGGAAGTGCTATTCAGAAAGTGGCGGAACATTTAAAAATCACACAAGAAAAAATTATGTGTATTGGTGATCAAGGTAACGACTTAGCAATGCTAAAATATGCAGGATTAGGTGTTGCGATGGGAAATGCGCCTGAAAAAGTGAAGAAAGTTGCTAAATTCGTCACACTTTCTAATGAAGAGCATGGTGTTGCAGTCGCTATCAATAAATTTATTTAA
- a CDS encoding helix-turn-helix domain-containing protein, whose translation MPQDNHLALVCALSKWIEEHLGRVIHLEELAAYSGYSLWHMQKIFKEVTGTSLGKYIRQRRLAGAIHLLRTSERSIFDIALDFGFGSQSHFTYMFRKEYGITPFDFRQNQEIILETKQPLHLQSPCCD comes from the coding sequence ATGCCACAAGATAATCATCTCGCATTGGTTTGCGCGCTAAGTAAATGGATTGAGGAGCATTTAGGCCGGGTTATCCATCTTGAAGAGTTGGCGGCTTATTCTGGGTATTCTCTTTGGCACATGCAGAAAATCTTTAAAGAAGTCACAGGCACCTCTTTAGGAAAGTATATCCGTCAGCGTAGATTAGCTGGCGCTATTCATTTATTACGTACCAGTGAACGCTCTATCTTCGATATCGCCCTTGATTTCGGCTTTGGTTCACAATCTCACTTTACTTATATGTTCCGTAAAGAGTATGGCATCACGCCTTTCGATTTTCGGCAAAATCAAGAGATCATTTTAGAAACCAAACAGCCTTTACATTTACAATCACCTTGTTGTGATTAA